One genomic segment of Gadus chalcogrammus isolate NIFS_2021 chromosome 3, NIFS_Gcha_1.0, whole genome shotgun sequence includes these proteins:
- the dnaja1 gene encoding dnaJ homolog subfamily A member 1: MVKETGFYDMLGVPPSATADELKKAYRKLALKYHPDKNPTEGERFKQISQAYEVLSDSQKREVYDRGGEKAIKEGGSGGGGGGGGFASPMDIFDMFFGGGGRMHRERRGKNVVHQLIVTLEDLYNGATRKLAVQKNAICEKCEGRGGRKGAVEMCMSCHGTGMQVRLHQLGMGMVQQVSSVCQSCQGQGRRISHKDRCKACGGRKIVRQKKILEVHIDKGMKDGQKVVFHGEGDQEPGLEAGDIIIVLDQREHSRFTRQGQDLVMTMELQLVESLCGFQKPVQTLDNRTLLITSNPGDLIKPGDKKCVLGEGMPMQRRPFEKGRLLVHFKVVFPQANFLPQGKLKELEAYLPGKLEEEQPESMDDDLYIYADLEDCDFENRKRPSRHYYVEEEEYPSAGGVQCQTS; the protein is encoded by the exons ATGGTCAAAGAAACCGGCTTCTACGACATGCTGGGTGTCCCGCCCAGTGCCACAGCAGACGAGCTGAAGAAGGCCTACCGCAAACTGGCCTTGAAATACCACCCTGACAAAAACCCtaccgagggagagaga ttCAAGCAGATCTCGCAAGCATACGAAGTTCTGTCGGACAGCCAGAAGAGAGAGGTGTACGACCGGGGGGGTGAGAAGGCCATCAaggaggggggcagcgggggtggcggcggcgggggcggcttTGCGTCGCCCATGGACATCTTTGACATGTTCTTCGGAGGCGGTGGGCGGATGCACCGGGAGAGACGAG ggAAGAATGTGGTTCATCAGCTGATCGTGACTCTGGAAGATCTTTATAACGGAGCCACCAGGAAACTGGCCGTCCAGAAAAACGCCATCTGTGAGAAGTGTGAAG GCCGGGGGGGCCGTAAAGGGGCGGTGGAGATGTGCATGTCGTGCCACGGGACAGGCATGCAGGTGCGCCTCCACCAGCTGGGGATGGGTATGGTCCAGCAGGTGTCCAGCGTGTGCCAGAGCTGCCAGGGCCAGGGCCGCCGCATCAGCCACAAGGACCGCTGTAAAGCCTGCGGCGGCCGCAAGATCGTCCGCCAGAAGAAGATCCTGGAGGTGCACATCGACAAAg GCATGAAGGATGGCcagaaggtggtcttccacGGAGAGGGGGATCAGGAACCAGGGTTGGAGGCAGGAGATATTATCATCGTCCTGGACCAGAGGGAACACTCTCGCTTCACCAG ACAGGGACAGGACCTGGTGATGACCATGGAGCTGCAGCTGGTGGAGTCGCTGTGTGGCTTCCAGAAGCCCGTCCAGACGCTGGACAACAGAACCCTCCTCATCACCTCTAATCCAG GGGATCTGATCAAGCCCGGAGACAAGAAGTGTGTCCTGGGCGAAGGGATGCCAATGCAACGCCGCCCCTTTGAGAAGGGACGACTCCTTGTTCACTTCAAG GTGGTGTTCCCCCAGGCCAACTTCCTGCCCCAGGGCAagctgaaggagctggaggCCTACCTCCCGgggaagctggaggaggagcagcccgAGAGCATGGACGACGACCTCTACATCTACGCAGACCTGGAGGACTGTGACTTTGAGAACCGCAAGCGACCAAGCCGCCACTACTAcgtggaggaggaagaataCCCCAGCGCCGGCGGGGTCCAGTGTCAGACCTCCTAA